In one window of Methanoculleus chikugoensis DNA:
- a CDS encoding HEAT repeat domain-containing protein yields the protein MQKTIERREAQEEGNAETRELMYAMLNGDTYTSLQAIGALGAMGAPAVGPLVRALLAVDSDARWVVAMALARAGTEAVEPLIGVVLVADDGIKNPAIWALAEIGDQRAVDPLVGALRTSRSECCRALTAAALLKLGDPAGIAEVEKEFERSGAGFRGLAMEAFEGT from the coding sequence ATGCAGAAGACTATCGAGAGGAGAGAGGCACAGGAGGAGGGCAACGCGGAGACCCGGGAGCTGATGTACGCCATGCTCAACGGCGATACCTACACCAGCTTGCAGGCCATCGGTGCCCTCGGGGCCATGGGGGCTCCGGCGGTCGGGCCGCTGGTGCGGGCGCTGCTTGCCGTCGACAGCGATGCACGCTGGGTCGTGGCGATGGCGCTCGCCCGTGCCGGAACAGAAGCCGTGGAACCGCTCATCGGGGTTGTGCTCGTCGCGGACGACGGGATCAAGAACCCGGCGATCTGGGCGCTTGCCGAGATCGGCGACCAGAGAGCGGTCGACCCACTGGTCGGCGCCCTCCGGACCAGCCGGTCCGAGTGCTGCCGCGCCCTGACCGCCGCGGCCCTGCTGAAACTCGGCGACCCCGCGGGGATCGCCGAGGTGGAGAAGGAGTTCGAGCGGTCGGGCGCGGGGTTCCGGGGCCTTGCCATGGAGGCCTTCGAGGGGACGTGA
- the glgP gene encoding alpha-glucan family phosphorylase produces the protein MKTEIPYDRFAHVPERIFGLVDLAYNLWWSWHSSASVLFKMLNRAEWKMSRHNPVRMLLDTPPRFFERAAANPEYLRRYDIIMHRFHEYMTPGTSWFAQHYPGRTPLTIAYLSSEFGLHHSLPFYAGGLGILAGDHVKASSDLGVPTVAVGFMYAEGYLHQHIEADGWQKNVAEILDRDAAPVLRVLGDDGKQLVVQVPLIDPPIYVAVWKVQVGRVPLYLLDTHIDENHPENRNISHRLYLKELECRLRQELVLGIGGRKVLHTLGVEYSAMHLNEGHSAFALLERLRERLVAGMSPDEAREQVRGTSVFTTHTPVAAAHDVFPEDLMAKYFRSYSSSLDLSWDGFMALGDDPHNPGAGFNMTAFALRMTRFHNGVSKKHGEVAREMWQPLWPDLPPEKVPIDAITNGVHVPTWLNHRIEALIDRYMDPIYPNWREDYDNPIIWEVVDEIPDEELWREHQWLKMKLFARIRDRKRRKWARHRNEPANLAAEGLMLDTPALTIGFARRFAEYKRADLIFEDLDRLDRIVNNRWRPVQFVFAGKAHPADEQGKRILQTIYQYSQDPRFGGRIAFVEDYNEQLARYMVHGVDVWMNTPVPLMEASGTSGMKAGMNGVLNLSVLDGWWVEGYNGRNGWGFEGHATAPGDNRADAETIYDLIENEVAPLYYSRTMNDVPHKWVRMMKESIKSVAPQYCSLRMLKEYVTRYYPSVCGYAAEPGEQLAGLEGICPPEPAPRMR, from the coding sequence ATGAAGACGGAGATACCTTATGACCGGTTTGCCCACGTTCCGGAACGGATCTTCGGGCTGGTCGACCTCGCGTACAACCTCTGGTGGAGCTGGCACTCCTCGGCGAGCGTGCTCTTCAAGATGCTGAACCGGGCGGAATGGAAGATGAGCCGCCACAACCCGGTCAGGATGCTTCTCGACACCCCGCCGCGATTCTTCGAGCGGGCGGCGGCGAACCCGGAGTACCTCCGCCGCTACGACATCATCATGCACCGGTTTCACGAGTACATGACGCCGGGGACGAGCTGGTTTGCACAACACTACCCCGGGCGGACCCCGCTGACGATCGCCTACCTCTCGAGCGAGTTCGGGCTGCACCACTCGCTCCCGTTCTACGCGGGAGGGCTCGGGATCCTCGCGGGCGACCACGTCAAGGCGTCGAGCGATCTCGGCGTGCCGACGGTCGCCGTCGGGTTCATGTACGCCGAAGGCTATCTCCACCAGCACATCGAGGCGGACGGGTGGCAGAAGAACGTCGCGGAGATCCTGGATCGTGACGCCGCCCCGGTTCTCCGGGTGCTCGGCGACGACGGAAAGCAGCTCGTGGTGCAGGTGCCCCTGATCGACCCGCCGATCTACGTCGCGGTCTGGAAGGTCCAGGTGGGACGGGTCCCCCTCTATCTCCTTGACACCCATATCGATGAGAACCATCCCGAGAACCGGAACATCTCTCATCGCCTTTACTTAAAAGAGCTCGAGTGCCGGCTCCGGCAGGAGCTGGTGCTCGGCATCGGCGGGAGGAAGGTTCTCCATACCCTCGGCGTGGAGTACTCGGCGATGCACCTGAACGAAGGGCATTCGGCGTTTGCCCTCCTCGAGCGGCTCCGCGAGCGGCTCGTTGCCGGGATGTCCCCCGATGAGGCGCGCGAACAGGTCAGGGGCACCTCGGTCTTCACCACCCACACCCCTGTGGCGGCCGCCCACGACGTCTTCCCCGAGGACCTGATGGCGAAGTACTTCCGGAGTTACTCCTCGTCGCTGGATCTCTCCTGGGACGGGTTCATGGCGCTCGGCGACGACCCGCATAACCCGGGCGCCGGGTTCAACATGACCGCTTTTGCGCTCCGGATGACCCGGTTCCACAACGGTGTCTCCAAAAAGCACGGCGAGGTCGCCCGGGAGATGTGGCAGCCCCTCTGGCCCGACCTCCCTCCTGAGAAGGTGCCGATCGACGCCATCACGAACGGCGTTCACGTGCCGACGTGGCTGAACCATCGGATCGAGGCGCTCATCGACCGGTACATGGATCCGATCTACCCGAACTGGCGGGAGGATTACGACAACCCGATCATCTGGGAGGTTGTCGATGAGATCCCGGACGAAGAACTCTGGCGCGAGCACCAGTGGCTGAAGATGAAACTCTTTGCCCGGATCCGGGATCGGAAACGCCGCAAATGGGCGAGGCACCGGAATGAGCCTGCAAACCTCGCAGCCGAGGGGCTCATGCTCGACACCCCGGCGCTGACGATCGGGTTCGCCCGCCGATTTGCCGAGTATAAGCGAGCGGATCTCATCTTCGAGGACCTGGATCGGCTCGATCGAATCGTGAACAACCGCTGGAGGCCGGTGCAGTTCGTCTTCGCCGGGAAGGCCCACCCGGCCGACGAGCAGGGCAAACGGATCCTGCAAACGATCTATCAGTACTCGCAGGACCCACGGTTCGGCGGCCGGATAGCGTTTGTCGAAGACTACAACGAGCAGCTTGCGCGCTACATGGTTCACGGCGTCGATGTCTGGATGAACACCCCGGTCCCGCTGATGGAGGCGAGCGGCACGAGCGGGATGAAGGCGGGGATGAACGGGGTGCTGAACCTCTCGGTTCTGGACGGCTGGTGGGTCGAGGGCTACAACGGCAGGAACGGATGGGGTTTCGAGGGCCACGCGACCGCCCCGGGGGATAACCGGGCCGATGCGGAGACGATCTACGATCTCATCGAGAACGAGGTTGCGCCGCTCTACTATTCGCGGACGATGAACGACGTCCCGCACAAGTGGGTCCGGATGATGAAAGAGTCGATAAAGAGCGTCGCCCCGCAGTACTGCTCTCTCCGGATGCTCAAGGAGTACGTCACCCGGTACTATCCTTCGGTCTGCGGGTATGCGGCCGAACCGGGGGAGCAGCTGGCCGGACTCGAGGGGATCTGCCCTCCGGAGCCCGCGCCTAGGATGAGATGA
- a CDS encoding ABC transporter ATP-binding protein — MIEATELTKNYGNVTAVNRVSFSVAEGELFGLLGPNGSGKTTMIRMLTGQIPPTAGSARVMGLDPANDPIGVRGLVGIIPEQETPPSFLTAEEYLRFVAGIRNLDSVDERCDRWFDLLEFQDKRDVLCKDLSRGTRQKLMFAQAFLHEPRLALIDEPLINLDPIMQRTVKDFLTSYVQGGGTVFISTHILEIAEEICDRIGIIHNGRLLHSGPVEDLVATGRHLESFFLDLVRGDAGA, encoded by the coding sequence ATGATCGAGGCAACCGAACTCACGAAGAACTACGGCAACGTCACCGCCGTGAACAGGGTATCGTTCTCTGTCGCGGAGGGGGAGCTCTTCGGCCTGCTCGGGCCGAACGGTTCGGGGAAGACGACGATGATCCGGATGCTGACCGGGCAGATTCCGCCGACGGCAGGATCGGCCCGGGTGATGGGGCTCGATCCGGCGAACGACCCCATCGGGGTCCGGGGGCTCGTCGGGATCATTCCCGAGCAGGAGACGCCGCCGAGTTTCCTCACCGCGGAGGAGTACCTCCGCTTCGTGGCCGGCATCCGCAACCTCGACTCCGTCGACGAACGGTGCGACCGCTGGTTCGACCTGCTGGAGTTCCAGGACAAGCGGGATGTCCTCTGCAAGGATCTCTCGCGGGGCACCCGGCAGAAACTGATGTTTGCGCAGGCGTTCCTCCACGAACCCCGTCTCGCCCTCATCGACGAGCCGCTGATCAACCTGGACCCCATCATGCAGCGGACGGTCAAAGACTTCCTCACCAGTTACGTCCAGGGCGGCGGGACCGTCTTCATCTCCACCCACATCCTCGAGATCGCCGAGGAGATCTGCGACCGTATCGGGATCATCCACAACGGCAGGCTCCTCCACTCCGGCCCGGTCGAAGACCTCGTCGCGACGGGCAGGCACCTCGAGTCCTTCTTCCTCGACCTGGTGCGGGGCGATGCCGGTGCCTGA